One Chlamydiales bacterium genomic window, GGTTATCTTCGTAAGTTTCAAATGTCTCGTATCTGCTTTCGTGAACTTGCTGGCATGGGAATGATCCCAGGAGTGACTAAAGCGAGTTGGTAAATGGTTGATATTTCCCTAACAGGGAGTTAGAGGCTCTAATCCATTTTCCTTTTCATCATTTTTCCTTCAACTAGTTAAAAGAAATAAAAATAATTTGAATATTAAATAAAATGCTAACTAATTAAATAAATTTTAGTTTTCAAAACATATTTTATATTAAAACATTTTTTAATTTAAAACAAACTAGATTCTTTAATAGGGTTTTTATTTATAAAAACTTATCTAAACTAAAATAAAAAAAAGATTTAGTATTCATTTTAATGCAAATTTTTGTTAACATTTTTGGTATGTTTATATAACTAGTAATGTAGGAGGAAAAATGTCAAGTGCAGTAGGAAACTTTTTCGGATTAGTAGGTTTTCATCGTAACAATTATAGATTAGAAGATAAAAGTACAAGTATGCATATTGAGGGAAAATATATAAATATTTCCAATGCCATTAACATGATACCTGTCATTGGGAATATCTTGAGTGGTGCGATAGATCTACATAAAGATAACCCAAAAATACAACGTGTAATTGGAGCGGTAAAGTGTACAATAGTAGGAGGGGTGTTACTGGCGGCCCTTGGGATTATTATAACGCTTGGTCGTATTCTCATAGCTGCTTTTAAAGGACTGTATCATTGTTGCGCTAAAAAGAGTGATGGTCAAGAACAACAAACGCTCGGTCAACAAATGTCGATAGAGCACACCAGCGGCCAAGAATAATACTAAAAATTGCAACCCAGGTACCTAAAGCTACCAGGCCTTCTTAAAGAAGGTTTGGTAGCTTTAGGTTATGATTTTTTCTATTTCAGAGATGAGATCAGGCATTTCTATCAGTTGTTTCCATTCTTTCATCCCTTCTCCCCAAACATACGAAGTGTGAAAGAGACGTTTTTCCTGTAAATCTTTTGCAAGATTAGATAGGGGCATTGGCCCTTGTTGAAGATGAGAAGGATCTAGGTAATACCACATTTTTAACCACACTTCGTTCTCTTGTTTCTTTGTAGTAGGAGGTGGGGTTTGGATCTTTGGGGGCAAAATCATTAAAATCAAAATTCCTGGAAGCCCAAACCCTAATCCCAACCAAAACCATGTCAGTGGATGGCGGCCACGTTTTTTTGCAAGGTAGGCAGCAGTACAACCAAAGAAAAACCAAAAAAGCGTTAGATTGAGCAGTTGCATTATTCCCATAAGTGGAATATATTTTAGCTAATTGCTCTCTATATTTCAATCATGAGGTTTCTATGAAAGAGGCTCCTATCGTTGATACGAAAGAATTTGAACTCCCAAAAACCGTATTTAGTCGGGATATTGAAACACGTGTCATTCAAGTGATTATTTTGCAATGTCTCAGTAAAATCCAAGGGGTAGGTTTGATAGAAGGGAATTTGATTGATACTCTTCTTGGACGTACCGATACAGATCGTTTAAAAGGAATTTTTGTTGAGCAAGATAGTAAAAATCATCAGGTGAAAGTCAAAGTGGAGATTTTAGTGAAGTATGGGATTTCTATTCCTAAAAAAGCAGAAGAAGTCCAAACAAAAGTTGTAGAGGAAATCACCCATTTGACAGGGCTTCATGTGGCAACAGTTCATGTGGTCATCAAAGGTTTAGTTCCAGAAAATAAAGAGAAAAAAGAAGAAAGCTATCCTGCTTCTCTTTTGAATCATGAAATTGAAGAAGAGGAAGTAGATGCGTATTGAGCGCATCCTGATTTCGCTCACTGCACTTTTTTTGAGTTGTTTTCTGATTGTCTTTGGGTTTCTTCTCTGGGCTTTCCCGGAGATATTGATCGATCTAGAGAGTGTAGGAGTTTTCTTTTTATCTTTAGGTTTCCTTTTGCTCTTGCTTTTCCTTTTTTTGATGCGCCGCCGCTATCTTTTATTAAAGATGGGAGGAGTTTCTATTGATGAGAGGTTGGTTGTCCATTTTGTTAAAGAAGTTTTAAAAGAGTTATTTCCAAAATCTAAAGTAGATTGTGATGTGATTCTTCATAAACATCAGAAGATGGAAATTTTAGCTAATATCCCTTATCTTTCCGAAGAGAGCTGTGAGCCCCAGTTAGAAGAGATAGAAACAAGGCTTTCAGCTGAACTCCTGAAACATTTTGGATTAAATTATGCCTTTATTTTTAATTTAAATCTGGAAGCAATGTTCAGATGAATGGTCAGCTATTTCAGGCTGTATCATCTAGTTTTTTTCGAGTGATGTATCTTGTTTAAGCAGTTTAAAGGGGGAAAAGATCCTAGAATCAAGGAAGAGATTCTTGCTGGAATTTCAATTTTCTTGATTTTGTCTCATCTTGTATTTCTTGTACCTACGATTTTATCCCAAGGGGGAATAGATTTCGGAGGAGCCCTTGTTGCGACTGCTCTTATGGGAGCTTACGGCTCTTTTATGATGGGACGATTGGCAAACTATCCCTTTGTTCTTGGACCTAGTTTAGCGATGAGTGGTTACTTTACCTATTCCCTTGTCTTAAAAGAGGGGTATAGTTGGGAGCATGCACTTGGGTGCATTTTTTTGACTGGGGTCATTCTTTTATTCCTCAATCTATTGCATATCCGTCAATTTATGATTCGTATGATTCCACGATCTCTACGTTTGGGAGTAACGGCTGGTTTAGGGTGTTTTTTAGGACTCATAGGATTAAAAAGTGCAGGCATAATCCATTCTGATCCTGGTCATTTGATTGTATTCGCCTCTTGTCCACCCATGGATTATATGATCATTGGTTGTGGTATTTTGATAATCAGTATGATGTTGGCATGCCATATTCGCTATGCTTGGCTTTTTGGCATCTTAATCATGTGGATTTTTAGCTTGGTCTTTGGTTGGGTGGAATATCAAGGGATTCTCTCTCTTCCCTCTTCACTGACTCCTAATTTATTCAAATTAGAG contains:
- a CDS encoding NCS2 family permease, which encodes MFKQFKGGKDPRIKEEILAGISIFLILSHLVFLVPTILSQGGIDFGGALVATALMGAYGSFMMGRLANYPFVLGPSLAMSGYFTYSLVLKEGYSWEHALGCIFLTGVILLFLNLLHIRQFMIRMIPRSLRLGVTAGLGCFLGLIGLKSAGIIHSDPGHLIVFASCPPMDYMIIGCGILIISMMLACHIRYAWLFGILIMWIFSLVFGWVEYQGILSLPSSLTPNLFKLEILPFFEMKHFDAILSLLLMSLFESNNILVGLAQEGGFLQEKKGDLEGCLFPRLSRALIPDTTGTILAPILGLSSLTFYPESLIGMRLGGSSGLTAVTASCLFLITPFFTPLLSSITFVPITPVLLLLGWMMLRTFSQLKWDDLTEWLPAIITSIFIFLTFSILNGITVGYLSYCLLKLLSGRLREVHWLSWGMALLFILKWFYFSGI
- a CDS encoding Asp23/Gls24 family envelope stress response protein; its protein translation is MKEAPIVDTKEFELPKTVFSRDIETRVIQVIILQCLSKIQGVGLIEGNLIDTLLGRTDTDRLKGIFVEQDSKNHQVKVKVEILVKYGISIPKKAEEVQTKVVEEITHLTGLHVATVHVVIKGLVPENKEKKEESYPASLLNHEIEEEEVDAY
- a CDS encoding DUF4339 domain-containing protein, encoding MGIMQLLNLTLFWFFFGCTAAYLAKKRGRHPLTWFWLGLGFGLPGILILMILPPKIQTPPPTTKKQENEVWLKMWYYLDPSHLQQGPMPLSNLAKDLQEKRLFHTSYVWGEGMKEWKQLIEMPDLISEIEKIIT